One region of Hymenobacter sediminicola genomic DNA includes:
- a CDS encoding BamA/TamA family outer membrane protein yields the protein MYARLFGFWLLWCWLLMGSAGGAWAQTTPATPLNLNLPPVQTPMPPDTARALRPDSTQRAVRPDSARSARPARVALPVRRPRVLAFDTEAADRAVLRRYRTRAVVPDSLTALREVRELVLALQAQSYLTASADDIRWRRDTVRVRLYIGEQFRWARLRNGNLGDGLLTRAGYREKLYREQPFQPQEWSRLQQRVLTEAENQGFPFATVRLDSVQLRGADIEGRVLLERGPAIVFDSLQIVGNTKTKKRFLTKYLQIFPNQPFSQQRIDEAARRLRQLPYLQLKAEPEVRFAKGRARVYLLLEDRTANQFDAIVGVLPNPTPTLGQKRVQLTGDVTIALRNIKGGGKGLGLQWRKVDANSQQLDAQYSHPTFFGTPLELGGTFNLYRQTDPINAFQTLRPRLQVTYPTARAGRIGFFTEWRSSRLLLVDSLATALPPNIDTRFTSYGLDYTWTTLDDPYFPRTGVLAGGQAAVGSKIISKNAQLKEELYSSLPLRTTQVSVSTRLERYNRIGRGGVLLARVRGEALFNRRLFLNDMFRVGGLATLRGFNELNFYASQYAIGTLEYRQFTGADAYVFAFVDQGYLRLDIETASDENTPTGLGVGLSFRTGAGQFQFVYALGRDEQQKLALGAGKIHFGITSRF from the coding sequence ATGTACGCCCGCCTCTTTGGTTTCTGGTTGTTATGGTGCTGGCTGCTGATGGGCAGCGCGGGCGGCGCGTGGGCTCAAACCACACCTGCCACACCGCTCAACCTGAACCTGCCGCCGGTCCAGACCCCGATGCCGCCGGATACGGCTCGTGCCCTGCGGCCCGACAGTACCCAGCGCGCCGTACGCCCCGATTCTGCCCGCTCGGCCCGGCCCGCACGCGTAGCACTGCCCGTGCGGCGGCCCCGCGTGCTGGCATTCGATACCGAAGCCGCCGACCGCGCCGTGCTGCGCCGCTACCGAACCAGAGCCGTAGTTCCTGATTCGCTGACGGCCCTGCGGGAGGTGCGCGAACTGGTGCTGGCGCTACAGGCCCAGTCCTACCTCACGGCTTCCGCCGACGACATCCGCTGGCGGCGGGACACGGTACGGGTGCGGCTCTATATCGGGGAGCAGTTTCGGTGGGCACGGTTGCGCAACGGCAACCTCGGCGACGGGCTGCTGACGCGGGCCGGCTACCGCGAAAAGCTTTACCGCGAGCAGCCTTTCCAGCCGCAGGAGTGGAGCCGGCTGCAGCAGCGTGTCCTCACCGAGGCCGAAAACCAGGGCTTCCCCTTCGCTACCGTCCGCTTGGACTCCGTGCAGCTACGAGGGGCCGATATTGAGGGCCGGGTACTGCTGGAACGCGGCCCGGCCATCGTCTTCGATTCATTACAGATTGTCGGCAATACTAAAACTAAGAAACGGTTCCTGACCAAGTACTTGCAGATTTTTCCTAACCAGCCTTTTAGTCAGCAGCGCATAGACGAAGCCGCCCGCCGCCTGCGTCAGCTGCCGTATCTGCAGCTCAAAGCCGAGCCCGAAGTACGCTTTGCCAAAGGCCGGGCGCGGGTCTACCTACTGCTCGAAGACCGCACCGCCAATCAGTTCGATGCCATTGTAGGCGTGCTGCCCAATCCCACGCCTACTCTCGGCCAGAAGCGCGTGCAACTCACCGGCGACGTAACCATTGCGCTGCGCAACATCAAGGGTGGGGGCAAAGGGCTGGGGCTGCAGTGGCGCAAGGTAGATGCCAACTCCCAGCAGCTAGACGCGCAGTACAGCCACCCCACTTTCTTCGGGACGCCGCTGGAACTGGGCGGCACCTTCAACCTTTACCGCCAGACTGACCCCATCAACGCCTTCCAGACGCTGCGGCCGCGCCTGCAGGTGACGTATCCTACGGCGCGGGCCGGGCGCATTGGCTTTTTCACGGAGTGGCGCAGCTCCCGGCTGTTGCTCGTCGATAGCCTTGCCACGGCCCTGCCGCCCAACATCGATACCCGCTTTACCTCCTACGGCCTCGACTATACTTGGACCACGCTCGATGATCCATACTTTCCGCGGACCGGCGTGCTGGCCGGCGGCCAGGCGGCCGTGGGCAGCAAAATCATCAGCAAGAACGCCCAGCTGAAAGAAGAGCTTTACTCCAGCCTGCCGCTGCGCACCACGCAGGTCAGCGTGAGCACACGGCTGGAACGCTACAACCGCATTGGGCGAGGCGGGGTGCTGCTGGCCCGCGTGCGAGGCGAAGCCCTGTTCAACCGCCGCCTGTTTCTGAACGACATGTTCCGGGTGGGCGGGCTGGCCACGCTGCGCGGCTTCAATGAGCTGAATTTCTATGCCAGCCAGTACGCTATTGGTACACTTGAATACCGGCAGTTCACCGGAGCCGATGCGTACGTATTCGCCTTCGTAGACCAAGGCTACCTGCGCCTCGACATCGAAACCGCCTCCGACGAGAATACGCCTACCGGCTTGGGAGTAGGCCTGAGCTTCCGCACCGGGGCCGGGCAGTTCCAGTTCGTGTACGCCCTCGGCCGCGACGAGCAGCAGAAGTTGGCGTTGGGTGCCGGCAAAATCCACTTTGGCATTACCAGCCGCTTCTAA
- a CDS encoding DUF5686 and carboxypeptidase-like regulatory domain-containing protein: MLLLYSRISYFTLFWALLLAGAPAGWAQQLQVTGRITEAATGKPVPFASVFVPGTTTGATADENGRYQLSTAPADTLVASAMGFAPLRKALKRQAARQTIDFALGSGAVSLGEVVVRPHENPAYVIMRRVQQHKDRNNKQQLDAFEFDSYNRTEISLNNLPDQVSRRKVLRQMTAVADSLGLERGADGKPVVPIFASEMLSRYYVLRQPVRRREEIRHTQMRGMAPREGSVVSQVTGSSFQDWDFYRNWQQIMGKDFVSPIADGWKFSYEYELQDSLFIGKDYCYQLAVTPRRPQDLAFTGTIWITADTYALRRINVHVSPEANLNFIDQIRVWQELTPTAAGPWLPLRTRVVVGIRPTKQSTGVVARFVTVNSAFEAQKPHPLAFYDRPLETVTNAPKLPADFFEKNRPDTLSVQEQRTLMVLDSVRKLPAVRSLLEVADVVVNGYYRVGKFDVGPVLATLGYNNIEGLRPRIGFRTTPEISRDWTLRAYLAYGTRDGRFKYGARATHVLDRRTWTTIGFEYRHDLDQVALLDNDYALENPLFEASARLGNIDRGRPILRDLSSLSLQSDLFRGFTQKVTFRHQQFRPLYRFAYYTGDSRLGAPTEDQFGVSEIVLESRYGPDEVLVQNENQNRRTSIGLKRLPVTTLRYTLGLNRFLGGDFRYHKLNLLVTQSVRLGQLGRSTYTLDAGYIPSTVPYPVLKAHLGNQSPFYNAGAYNLMRYFEFVSDRYVALRLDHHFEGFLLNSVPAIKKLNWRLVATGNILYGAVARANDAIIPRLDPESGEPLPRFQPLGRLPYAEVGYGVENIFRVARVDLLHRLTYRNSPGARNFGVKFSLQFRL, encoded by the coding sequence TTGCTTCTATTGTACTCGCGCATCAGCTATTTTACCTTGTTTTGGGCACTGCTGCTGGCAGGAGCACCAGCAGGCTGGGCGCAACAACTGCAGGTAACAGGCCGCATTACGGAGGCTGCTACTGGCAAGCCGGTTCCGTTTGCGTCCGTATTCGTGCCCGGCACTACAACCGGCGCTACCGCCGACGAAAACGGCCGCTACCAGCTCAGCACGGCGCCTGCCGATACGCTGGTGGCTTCAGCAATGGGTTTTGCTCCGCTCCGAAAAGCGCTAAAACGCCAGGCGGCCCGCCAAACCATTGATTTTGCGCTGGGCTCAGGAGCTGTATCGCTGGGGGAAGTGGTAGTACGCCCCCACGAAAACCCGGCCTACGTGATTATGCGTCGCGTGCAGCAGCACAAGGACCGCAACAACAAGCAGCAGCTGGATGCCTTCGAGTTCGATTCCTACAACCGCACCGAAATCAGCCTCAACAACCTACCTGACCAAGTAAGCCGGCGCAAAGTGCTGCGCCAGATGACCGCCGTAGCCGACAGCCTGGGGCTGGAGCGCGGAGCCGATGGCAAGCCGGTGGTTCCTATTTTCGCCTCTGAGATGCTTTCCCGCTACTATGTGCTGCGCCAGCCAGTGCGGCGGCGCGAGGAAATCCGGCATACCCAGATGCGCGGCATGGCCCCGCGTGAAGGCTCAGTGGTTTCGCAGGTTACAGGCTCGTCGTTTCAGGACTGGGACTTCTACCGCAACTGGCAGCAGATCATGGGCAAGGACTTCGTGTCGCCGATTGCTGACGGCTGGAAGTTCTCCTACGAATATGAGCTGCAGGACTCGCTGTTCATCGGCAAGGACTACTGCTACCAGCTGGCCGTGACGCCGCGCCGGCCGCAGGATTTGGCCTTCACTGGCACTATCTGGATTACGGCCGATACGTATGCCCTGCGCCGCATCAATGTGCATGTGAGTCCGGAGGCTAACCTCAACTTCATTGATCAGATTCGGGTGTGGCAGGAGCTGACCCCAACGGCTGCCGGGCCGTGGCTGCCATTGCGTACCCGCGTGGTGGTCGGCATCCGGCCTACCAAGCAGAGCACCGGCGTAGTGGCTCGCTTCGTCACCGTCAATTCAGCTTTTGAGGCGCAGAAGCCGCACCCGCTGGCCTTCTACGACCGGCCGCTGGAAACCGTGACCAACGCCCCGAAGCTGCCCGCCGACTTTTTTGAGAAGAACCGGCCCGATACCCTTTCAGTGCAGGAGCAACGCACGCTAATGGTACTGGACTCGGTGCGCAAACTGCCGGCGGTCCGCTCGCTGCTGGAAGTGGCCGATGTGGTAGTGAACGGCTACTACCGGGTGGGCAAATTCGATGTAGGGCCGGTACTGGCCACGCTCGGCTACAACAACATTGAAGGGCTGCGGCCCCGCATTGGGTTCCGAACTACCCCCGAAATCAGCCGCGACTGGACACTACGCGCCTATTTGGCCTACGGCACCCGCGACGGCCGCTTCAAGTACGGCGCCCGGGCTACCCACGTCCTCGACCGCCGCACCTGGACTACCATCGGCTTCGAATACCGCCACGACCTGGACCAGGTAGCGTTACTTGATAACGACTACGCCCTTGAAAATCCACTGTTTGAGGCCTCGGCTCGCCTCGGCAACATTGATCGGGGCCGCCCTATCCTGCGCGACCTGTCTTCTCTGTCGCTGCAGTCGGATCTGTTCCGGGGCTTCACCCAGAAAGTAACCTTCCGCCACCAGCAGTTCCGCCCGCTCTACCGCTTTGCCTACTACACCGGCGACTCGCGGCTGGGAGCTCCTACTGAAGACCAGTTCGGCGTTTCGGAGATTGTACTGGAGTCGCGCTACGGGCCCGACGAAGTGCTGGTACAGAACGAAAATCAGAACCGCCGCACGTCCATCGGACTGAAGCGACTGCCGGTCACGACGCTACGCTACACGCTGGGCCTCAACCGGTTCTTGGGCGGCGACTTCCGCTACCATAAGCTCAATCTGCTGGTGACGCAAAGCGTGCGGCTGGGCCAGTTGGGGCGGAGCACCTACACGCTCGATGCAGGGTACATCCCGAGCACCGTGCCGTATCCGGTGCTGAAAGCACACCTCGGTAACCAGTCGCCGTTCTACAATGCCGGCGCCTATAACCTGATGCGCTACTTCGAGTTCGTGAGTGACCGGTATGTAGCCCTGCGTCTCGACCATCATTTTGAAGGCTTTCTCCTCAACTCGGTACCTGCTATCAAGAAACTCAACTGGCGCTTGGTAGCCACCGGCAACATACTGTACGGGGCCGTAGCCCGCGCCAACGATGCCATTATTCCGCGCCTCGACCCCGAAAGTGGCGAGCCACTGCCCCGGTTTCAGCCACTGGGACGCCTACCTTATGCTGAAGTGGGCTATGGCGTGGAAAATATCTTTCGGGTAGCCCGCGTTGACTTGCTTCATCGACTTACCTATCGTAACTCGCCCGGGGCTCGTAACTTTGGGGTGAAATTCAGCTTACAGTTCCGGCTGTGA
- a CDS encoding alkene reductase, translating to MSQTRHLFTPVQVGALTLPNRFAMAPMTRSRATNKATAPTESVVKYYVQRASAGLIITEGSQVSAQGVGYINTPGIYTAEQVAAWKKVTDAVHAAGGRMFIQLWHVGRVSHPFFHNGELPVGPSAIKPEGAKAFTGQGFEDVPAPRALELNEIPGVVDQFRQAARNAKLAGFDGAEIHGANGYLLDQFIQDGSNQRTDAYGGSLENRARFALEVVQAVVDELGADRVGIRLSPQGSASIQDSDPVKTFSYLTEQLNQFNLAYLHVIEALPGHPMAQPQAPAVAAHLRKIFNGTFILNGGYTQETAEEALANKEADVIAFGVPFIANPDLVERFRIGAALNTPDPATFYVPGDKGYIDYPSLQEQGVHTKEPVDYQNN from the coding sequence ATGAGCCAGACTCGCCATCTTTTTACGCCCGTGCAAGTGGGTGCGCTTACCCTGCCCAACCGCTTCGCCATGGCTCCCATGACGCGCAGCCGCGCCACCAATAAGGCCACTGCCCCCACCGAATCTGTAGTGAAATACTACGTGCAGCGCGCTTCGGCAGGCCTCATCATCACGGAAGGCTCGCAGGTATCCGCTCAAGGCGTGGGCTATATCAACACACCCGGTATCTACACCGCAGAGCAGGTAGCAGCCTGGAAGAAAGTAACAGATGCCGTGCATGCGGCAGGGGGCCGCATGTTCATTCAACTCTGGCACGTGGGCCGCGTGTCGCACCCTTTTTTCCATAACGGCGAACTGCCCGTAGGCCCCTCGGCCATCAAGCCGGAAGGCGCCAAGGCTTTTACCGGCCAGGGCTTCGAGGATGTTCCCGCACCACGCGCACTGGAACTGAACGAAATTCCAGGAGTGGTAGACCAGTTCCGCCAGGCTGCCCGCAACGCCAAACTAGCCGGCTTTGATGGCGCCGAGATTCACGGGGCCAACGGCTACCTGCTCGACCAGTTCATCCAGGATGGCTCGAACCAGCGCACCGATGCGTACGGCGGCAGCCTGGAAAACCGTGCCCGCTTTGCTCTGGAAGTGGTGCAGGCCGTAGTAGACGAACTGGGTGCCGACCGGGTGGGCATCCGCCTCTCGCCGCAAGGCAGCGCCAGTATCCAGGACTCGGACCCAGTGAAAACGTTCAGCTACCTCACCGAACAGCTCAACCAGTTCAACCTAGCCTACCTGCACGTTATCGAGGCCCTGCCCGGCCACCCGATGGCGCAACCGCAGGCGCCGGCCGTAGCCGCGCACCTGCGCAAGATTTTCAACGGCACTTTTATCCTAAACGGTGGCTACACCCAAGAAACCGCAGAAGAGGCGTTGGCCAACAAGGAAGCTGACGTAATTGCTTTTGGCGTGCCGTTCATTGCCAACCCCGACTTGGTGGAGCGCTTCCGCATCGGGGCCGCCCTCAACACTCCCGACCCCGCCACATTCTACGTGCCCGGCGACAAAGGCTACATCGACTACCCGTCGTTGCAGGAGCAAGGGGTGCACACAAAAGAGCCTGTTGATTATCAGAATAATTAA
- a CDS encoding PA14 domain-containing protein has protein sequence MLLRFYTVVLPGLLLWAGNSLAQKMPAGTGLQGTYYNGMNFEQKVLTRSDAAIDFNWDKKPPAPGVQAEYFSVRWEGWLLVPETGEYEFSTVMDDGLRFWLGRKRLIDFWRDQDHVPASVRIRLEGGRYYPLRVEYFQNRWESRALLQWRRTDQPTSEFQPVSQQQLFAALPATAKPIPEPTRPPTRPAPAPPVAVQPAPRPAAAARQTRRSVAVAQSRATADVAPPRANVTTDTAATLPDLGALRAGSAVTLPNLYFTQSTAALLPSSRPVLNELARTLRAQPTLRLEIGGHTDNVGDVALNLRLSEQRARVVRQYLVQQGIDSVRLTARGYGGTHPIVDNRDPQQRPRNRRVEVVVQ, from the coding sequence ATGCTACTTCGTTTCTACACTGTTGTGCTGCCGGGGCTGCTCCTATGGGCCGGAAATAGCCTGGCACAGAAAATGCCGGCCGGTACTGGCCTGCAGGGCACGTATTACAATGGGATGAATTTCGAGCAGAAGGTGCTTACCCGCTCCGACGCAGCTATTGATTTCAACTGGGACAAGAAGCCGCCTGCGCCCGGGGTGCAGGCCGAATATTTCTCGGTGCGCTGGGAAGGCTGGCTGCTGGTGCCTGAAACCGGCGAGTATGAGTTCAGTACCGTGATGGATGACGGGCTGCGTTTCTGGCTGGGCAGGAAACGCCTCATCGATTTCTGGCGCGACCAGGACCACGTGCCGGCTTCCGTGCGCATTCGGCTGGAAGGAGGCCGCTACTATCCGTTGCGAGTCGAATATTTTCAGAACCGCTGGGAGTCAAGGGCACTGCTACAGTGGCGCCGCACCGACCAGCCAACATCTGAATTCCAGCCCGTTAGCCAGCAACAGCTTTTTGCCGCTCTTCCGGCCACGGCTAAACCGATTCCTGAACCCACTCGCCCGCCCACCAGACCCGCACCCGCGCCACCTGTTGCGGTGCAGCCGGCGCCCCGGCCCGCCGCTGCCGCGCGCCAAACACGCCGGTCGGTGGCGGTAGCGCAGTCCAGAGCAACGGCGGATGTAGCCCCACCCCGTGCCAACGTTACTACGGATACGGCTGCCACGCTACCTGACTTAGGTGCATTACGGGCTGGTTCCGCTGTTACGCTGCCTAACTTGTATTTCACGCAGAGTACAGCTGCACTGCTGCCCTCGTCGCGGCCGGTGCTGAATGAATTGGCCCGTACGTTGCGGGCTCAGCCTACACTGCGCCTCGAAATAGGAGGCCACACGGATAATGTGGGAGATGTTGCTCTCAACCTGCGCCTGTCCGAGCAGCGGGCACGCGTGGTGCGGCAGTACCTCGTGCAGCAAGGCATCGACTCGGTGCGGCTAACGGCCCGTGGCTACGGCGGCACCCACCCCATAGTGGACAACCGTGACCCGCAGCAACGCCCCCGCAACCGCCGCGTGGAAGTGGTGGTGCAATAA
- the metH gene encoding methionine synthase, whose amino-acid sequence MPTVLPASATTASPLHDILRQRVLILDGAMGTMIQRHTLTEEDFRGTRFADHPKPLRGNNDLLSLTRPDIIRGIHDEYFAAGADMVETNTFSGTTIAQADYGLEHVVYELNYESARLARESADAFTALTPDKPRFVAGAVGPTNRTASLSPDVNRPGFRAVTFDELATAYLEQVRGLVDGGSDALLIETIFDTLNAKAALYAVQKFFDEGGKVVPVMISGTITDASGRTLSGQTVEAFWNSIRHLPLLSVGLNCALGADQLKVYIKELSRIADVHISAYPNAGLPNAFGGYDESAQEFAGVVEGYLADGLVTVVGGCCGTTPQHIGELARLAEKYAPRALPEVPKATRLSGLEPFGVYPDSLFVNVGERCNVTGSRAFARLIRTGNYEQALQVARDQVEGGAQVIDVNMDEGMLDSEQAMTTFLNLIASEPDISRVPVMIDSSKWSVLEAGLKCVQGKSIVNSISLKEGEEVFKQRARTVRQYGAAVVVMAFDENGQADNYEKRIEICRRSYDILVNEVGFPAEDIIFDPNILTVGTGMEEHRNYALDFIEAVRWIKANLPGALTSGGVSNISFSFRGNDVVREAMHSSFLYHAIRAGLDMGIVNPSQLAVYDEVPKDLLELVEDVLLNRRPDATERLVDFADTVKQKDKVEVVADAWRSLPVKERLQHALVKGITEFIDQDTEEVRQLVGRPLEVIEGPLMAGMNVVGDLFGAGKMFLPQVVKSARVMKKAVAYLEPYLLADKQSGDRQTAGKILLATVKGDVHDIGKNIVGVVLACNNFDIVDLGVMVPLERILDEAAKQQVDVIGLSGLITPSLDEMVYVAQEMEKRGLKTPLLIGGATTSRLHAAVKIAPNYSGPIVHVNDASRSVGVAAALLGSADAEYARTVREEYRQLREDYAGRQRDKNYLTIEAARENGFKADWETTPIVKPTFLGTKALENYDLAELAEYIDWTPFFQTWELKGRYPRILTDENVGEAATQLFNDAQAMLKRIIDEKLLTARAVVGFWPANTVGYDTVQVFKDDTRQEVQTEFFTLRQQSEKAAGVPNLAFSDFVAPRETGRADYIGGFAVTAGIGIEKHLERFEAEHDDYSSILMKALADRLAEAFAERLHQRVREEFWGYDPAENLTNEDLIQEKYKGVRPAPGYPGCPDHTEKITLFNLLDAETATGIRLTENLAMYPASSVSGLYYAHPDSRYFGLGRIGQDQVADMAQRKHMPLPELERWLMPNLNYEPSSVPVTAL is encoded by the coding sequence ATGCCGACCGTCCTCCCTGCCTCCGCCACTACTGCGTCTCCCCTCCACGACATCCTGCGTCAGCGCGTGCTGATTCTCGACGGCGCTATGGGCACCATGATTCAGCGCCATACGCTCACGGAGGAGGATTTCCGGGGCACGCGCTTCGCCGACCACCCCAAGCCTCTGCGCGGCAACAACGACCTGCTCAGCCTCACGCGGCCTGATATTATCCGCGGCATTCACGACGAGTATTTCGCGGCCGGGGCCGACATGGTGGAAACCAACACGTTTAGCGGCACCACCATCGCCCAGGCCGACTACGGGCTGGAGCATGTGGTATATGAGCTGAACTACGAGTCGGCGCGGCTGGCGCGGGAGTCGGCTGATGCGTTTACGGCCCTCACGCCCGACAAGCCGCGCTTCGTGGCCGGGGCCGTGGGGCCCACCAACCGCACCGCCAGCCTCTCGCCCGACGTGAACCGCCCCGGCTTCCGGGCCGTGACGTTCGATGAGCTGGCCACCGCCTATCTGGAGCAGGTGCGCGGCCTCGTGGACGGCGGCTCCGACGCGCTGCTCATCGAAACCATCTTCGACACGCTCAACGCCAAAGCAGCTTTGTACGCGGTGCAGAAGTTCTTCGACGAAGGCGGCAAAGTGGTGCCCGTCATGATTTCGGGCACGATTACCGACGCTTCGGGCCGCACCCTGAGCGGGCAGACGGTGGAGGCCTTCTGGAACTCCATCCGCCACCTGCCGCTCTTGAGCGTAGGGCTGAACTGCGCCCTCGGTGCCGACCAGCTGAAGGTGTACATCAAGGAGCTGAGCCGCATTGCCGACGTACACATTTCGGCTTACCCCAACGCCGGCTTGCCCAACGCGTTTGGTGGCTACGATGAGTCGGCCCAGGAATTTGCGGGCGTGGTGGAAGGCTACCTGGCCGACGGACTGGTGACGGTGGTGGGCGGCTGTTGCGGCACCACGCCCCAGCACATCGGTGAGCTGGCCCGGCTGGCGGAGAAATACGCGCCACGGGCGTTACCGGAAGTACCCAAAGCCACCCGCCTGAGTGGCCTGGAACCGTTCGGCGTGTATCCCGACAGTCTGTTCGTGAACGTGGGCGAGCGGTGCAACGTGACGGGTAGCCGAGCCTTCGCCCGCCTCATCCGCACCGGCAACTATGAGCAGGCCCTGCAGGTGGCCCGCGACCAAGTGGAAGGCGGCGCGCAGGTCATCGACGTGAACATGGACGAAGGCATGCTGGACTCGGAGCAGGCCATGACTACGTTCCTGAACCTGATTGCTTCGGAGCCCGACATTTCGCGGGTGCCCGTCATGATTGACTCCTCGAAGTGGAGCGTGCTCGAAGCCGGCCTCAAGTGCGTGCAGGGCAAGAGCATCGTCAACTCCATTTCGCTCAAGGAAGGCGAAGAAGTATTTAAACAGCGGGCCCGTACCGTGCGCCAGTACGGCGCGGCCGTGGTGGTTATGGCCTTCGACGAGAACGGCCAGGCCGACAACTACGAGAAGCGCATCGAAATCTGCCGGCGCAGCTACGATATCCTGGTGAACGAAGTCGGTTTCCCGGCCGAGGACATCATCTTCGACCCCAACATCCTGACGGTGGGCACCGGCATGGAAGAGCACCGCAACTACGCGCTGGACTTCATCGAGGCCGTCCGCTGGATTAAAGCCAACCTGCCCGGCGCCCTCACCAGCGGTGGCGTCTCAAACATCAGTTTCTCCTTCCGCGGCAACGACGTGGTGCGCGAGGCCATGCACTCTTCCTTCCTCTACCACGCCATCCGCGCCGGCCTGGACATGGGCATCGTGAACCCCAGTCAGCTGGCTGTGTACGACGAGGTTCCGAAGGACCTGCTGGAGCTGGTGGAAGACGTGCTCCTGAACCGTCGCCCCGATGCTACTGAGCGTCTCGTGGACTTTGCCGACACGGTGAAGCAGAAGGACAAGGTGGAAGTGGTGGCCGACGCCTGGCGCAGCCTCCCGGTGAAGGAACGCCTGCAACACGCGCTGGTGAAAGGCATTACCGAATTCATCGACCAGGACACCGAGGAGGTGCGGCAGCTGGTGGGCCGCCCGCTGGAGGTGATTGAAGGCCCGCTAATGGCCGGTATGAACGTGGTGGGTGACCTGTTCGGGGCGGGCAAAATGTTTTTGCCCCAGGTGGTGAAATCGGCCCGGGTGATGAAGAAAGCGGTGGCCTACTTGGAGCCCTACCTGCTGGCCGACAAGCAGAGCGGCGACCGGCAAACAGCCGGCAAAATTCTGCTGGCCACAGTGAAAGGCGACGTGCACGACATCGGCAAGAACATCGTGGGCGTGGTGCTGGCCTGCAACAACTTCGATATTGTGGACCTGGGCGTGATGGTGCCGCTGGAACGTATTCTCGACGAAGCCGCCAAGCAGCAAGTGGACGTCATCGGGCTAAGCGGCCTGATTACACCGAGCCTCGATGAAATGGTGTACGTGGCGCAGGAAATGGAGAAGCGCGGCCTGAAAACGCCGTTGCTCATCGGTGGTGCTACCACCTCACGCCTGCACGCCGCCGTGAAGATTGCGCCCAACTACTCCGGACCCATCGTGCACGTCAACGACGCGTCCCGCTCGGTGGGTGTGGCGGCAGCGCTGTTGGGTTCGGCCGATGCGGAGTACGCCCGCACCGTGCGTGAGGAGTACCGCCAGCTCCGTGAAGACTACGCCGGCCGCCAGCGCGACAAAAACTACCTCACCATTGAGGCCGCTCGTGAGAATGGCTTCAAGGCTGACTGGGAAACCACGCCCATCGTGAAGCCGACCTTCTTGGGCACCAAAGCCCTGGAAAACTACGATTTGGCTGAACTGGCCGAGTACATCGACTGGACGCCGTTCTTCCAGACCTGGGAGCTAAAAGGCCGCTACCCGCGCATCCTCACCGATGAAAACGTGGGCGAAGCTGCCACCCAGCTCTTCAACGACGCGCAAGCCATGCTCAAGCGCATCATCGACGAGAAGCTGCTCACGGCCCGCGCGGTAGTGGGCTTCTGGCCGGCCAACACTGTCGGCTACGATACCGTGCAGGTATTCAAGGACGATACCCGCCAGGAAGTGCAAACCGAGTTTTTCACGTTGCGTCAGCAGAGCGAAAAAGCCGCCGGCGTGCCCAACCTCGCCTTCTCCGACTTCGTGGCGCCGCGTGAAACCGGCCGCGCCGACTACATCGGTGGCTTTGCCGTGACGGCCGGTATTGGTATTGAAAAGCACCTGGAGCGGTTTGAAGCCGAGCACGACGACTACAGCAGCATCCTGATGAAAGCCTTGGCCGACCGCCTCGCCGAGGCCTTTGCCGAGCGCCTGCACCAGCGCGTGCGCGAGGAGTTCTGGGGCTACGACCCGGCCGAAAACCTCACCAATGAGGACCTGATTCAAGAGAAGTACAAAGGTGTGCGGCCCGCCCCCGGCTACCCCGGCTGCCCCGACCACACCGAAAAAATCACCCTTTTCAACCTGCTCGACGCCGAAACCGCCACCGGCATCCGCCTCACCGAAAACCTGGCCATGTACCCCGCCTCTTCCGTGAGCGGCCTCTACTACGCCCACCCCGACAGCCGCTACTTCGGCCTCGGCCGCATCGGCCAGGACCAGGTAGCCGACATGGCCCAGCGCAAACACATGCCCCTGCCGGAGTTGGAGCGCTGGCTGATGCCGAACCTGAACTACGAACCCAGCAGCGTGCCGGTAACGGCGCTATAG